Part of the Paenibacillus sp. FSL R7-0273 genome is shown below.
GAGGTAAAGAGACTGCTTCCTTAAAAGACATATTTTTTAGTTTGCATCCGCTCCCGTCAGCTTTCGGCTGACGGGATTTTTTTGCGCATGAAATGAGCGGTTCGGGCAACACTACTTACCAGAATCAGGAGAGCTGTGCAAGGAGTGGTTAAGCTTGAGAAACAATGATCAGAAAAGCAGCAGGGATGATGAGCAGAATGGGGAGAGCCGGCCGCTGGGATCAGATTCATCGTCGAATACATCGATTATCAAAGAAATCCTGGGGGCAAGCTCGGATCTGACGATCCGTTCTCTTTGGATAGGCAGAATACATGCTGACAGTAAGCTCGTCCGCAGTCAAATCCAGCTGATCTACCTGGACGGAATGATTGATAATCAGCTCCTGCAGGAAAGCATTATTCCTGCTATTCAGAACACGGGCAATATTCCGTTTGAGACGGATCTGCCCGATCTGCTTTCCGGACAAATTCTGCCTGTCGGACAAGTAAGCACGGTAAAAGATTTTCCTCACGCAGTCCGGACTATTCTGACAGGATGCCTGTTGTTGATGATAGACGGGTATACCCGAAGCTTGTCTCTGTCTATCCAAGGCTATGAAAAACGCAGCATTGAGGAAACCAAAACCCAGGCGGTCATTAGAGGACCCCAGGAGGCATTCACCGAGGATCTGCGCACCAATATTACGATGATCCGACGCAAAATGAAGAACGAACGGCTGCGCATTGAAACACATACCGCAGGACAGATGACCCAGACTGATATTTCCGTGATGTACATCGACGGCATGGCTGAGCAGCAGCTGCTGGATCAGATCTGGAAGCTTATTGATCATTTGACATTAAAGACGGTGCTGGAGGGAGAGTATATCGAGGAATATCTGCAGAGTAATAAAGGGACTATTTTCCCTACTGTGCTGAACACAGAACGGCCGGATTCGGTGACCGCAGCCCTTTCAGAGGGACGGATTGCCCTGTTTGTCGACGGCTCGCCTTTTGCAATTGTGTTGCCCTCTATGTTTCTGGACTTTATTCAATCTGCTGAAGACAGCTACCAGCCTTATCTGTTCGCCAGCTTTATCCGGATATTGCGTATGGTTGCGGGCGGGATCAGCCTTATAGCACCAGCTATCTATATCGCAATCACTACCTTCCATCAGGACCTGCTGCCCACTCAATTGCTGCTTAGCCTGATGTTCCAGCGCGAGGGTGTCCCGTTTCCGGCATTCGTAGAGGCAATCCTGATGGAAATTACTTTTGAAATTATCCGGGAAGCGGGCATCCGGATGCCGCGTAATATCGGACAGGCAGTCTCAATTGTAGGAACCATCGTTGTTGGACAAGCGGCTGTGGATGCCGGATTTGTATCGGCGGCAATGGTCATTGTAGTTGCCATTACCGGCATTTCTAGCTTTGTCATTCCCGCATATAATATGTCGATTGCTTTCCGGCTGGTGCGCTTTCTATTTATGGGGGTAGCGGCCTCTTTCGGTATTTTTGGACTGACCATTTGCTTTTGTGCGCTGGCAGTGCATCTGTGCAGCCTCGATTCCATGGGTATCCCTTATATGCGGCCTTACGCGCCTTACTTAAAGAATGAACAGGTTGACGGTCTAATCAGGGCGCCTTACTGGCTTCGCGACAAGCACAAAAAAACCAAGGGCAGACAACCGGTATGAAAAGAACTGTGCTGGTTGTATGGACAGCCGTACTCATGACACTGGTGCTGTCCGGCTGCTGGAGCCGCAAAGAGTTGAATGAGCTGGCGGTGTCAATCGGTCTGGGCATCGACCGGACGGAGCACGGGTACCGCGTCACCACGCAGATTGTTGCTCCCCGCCAGGCTGCTTCGGGTGCAAGCGGAGCAAACGGCCCGCCCGCCCTGGTTATGGCTACTGAGGAGAGCACAGTGATGGAGGCGCTGCGCAAGCTGACAACTAAGCTGCCGCGTAAAATATATCTTTCCCATTTAAGCATTCTGCTTATTGATGAGTCCATTGCCAGGGAGGGAGTGCTGGATTCACTTGATTTTCTGTTCCGGGATCATGAGGTGCGGCCCAACTTCAATGTGGTTATCGTCCGCAACGGCACTGCACATGATGCCCTTTCAATACTGACCCCGCTGGAGCAGATGCCTGCCCGGGACATGTTTGATTCCCTGAATGAATCGGAAAAGGTGTGGGCGCCGACAGCGGCGGTCCGGCTGCTTGATCTAATGAAGTGGTTTAATACAGAAGGGCAGCAGGCGGTATTGACCGGTCTTAAGATGGTGGGGGATATAGAAAAGGGAATGAGTAAAGACAATATCTCCGTTCTGGACAGCCCTGCCAAATTTGAATATTCAGGCATAGGGGTCATGAAGGATGATGTGCTGCTGGGCTGGCTGAATGAGAGTGACAGCAAGGCTTATAACTATGTAACAGGAAAAGTCAAATCAACGGTAGGCAAAGTAGAGTGTCCGAATCAAAAAGGGGAGTTTGTTATGGAGCTGATCAATT
Proteins encoded:
- a CDS encoding Ger(x)C family spore germination protein, which gives rise to MKRTVLVVWTAVLMTLVLSGCWSRKELNELAVSIGLGIDRTEHGYRVTTQIVAPRQAASGASGANGPPALVMATEESTVMEALRKLTTKLPRKIYLSHLSILLIDESIAREGVLDSLDFLFRDHEVRPNFNVVIVRNGTAHDALSILTPLEQMPARDMFDSLNESEKVWAPTAAVRLLDLMKWFNTEGQQAVLTGLKMVGDIEKGMSKDNISVLDSPAKFEYSGIGVMKDDVLLGWLNESDSKAYNYVTGKVKSTVGKVECPNQKGEFVMELINSRTKIIPGLKEGGPSATVEVSIEGNIAEVECKLDLNDRKVLKEVGELAGRKTRELIEHGIREVQTRYASDIFGFGQKFHHKYPKQWRVWKEDWDRMFSRMEVEVVVKYEVKGRGRIVNPIQKGILE
- a CDS encoding spore germination protein, with amino-acid sequence MRNNDQKSSRDDEQNGESRPLGSDSSSNTSIIKEILGASSDLTIRSLWIGRIHADSKLVRSQIQLIYLDGMIDNQLLQESIIPAIQNTGNIPFETDLPDLLSGQILPVGQVSTVKDFPHAVRTILTGCLLLMIDGYTRSLSLSIQGYEKRSIEETKTQAVIRGPQEAFTEDLRTNITMIRRKMKNERLRIETHTAGQMTQTDISVMYIDGMAEQQLLDQIWKLIDHLTLKTVLEGEYIEEYLQSNKGTIFPTVLNTERPDSVTAALSEGRIALFVDGSPFAIVLPSMFLDFIQSAEDSYQPYLFASFIRILRMVAGGISLIAPAIYIAITTFHQDLLPTQLLLSLMFQREGVPFPAFVEAILMEITFEIIREAGIRMPRNIGQAVSIVGTIVVGQAAVDAGFVSAAMVIVVAITGISSFVIPAYNMSIAFRLVRFLFMGVAASFGIFGLTICFCALAVHLCSLDSMGIPYMRPYAPYLKNEQVDGLIRAPYWLRDKHKKTKGRQPV